The nucleotide sequence GCGCCGATTACTAAAATGTTGTTCATGTTTTCCATTTTTATTTACGTTTATGTTTAATTATATTTATAATGATTAGGTTTATCTATTGAATGTTGTATTTAGTGACTTGAAAAAGGCCGATCAAAAGAAGCAGGAATGAAATTATGGAACTCAAGGTCCTGATGAGATGCAGGCGATTCCATTTTACCTCAAACCTTTCCCTCAATTGTCTTAGCTCTTCAATACTGGCAGAATTTAAGTCGGTTTTATCCAACACCTCATTTAGAGGTACATTACCAAATATGGTTACCAAAACAACTCCGAAAAAATAAATTGCTATCCCTAAGATCAATGACCAGATTAATGGGCTTGGTGCATTTTTAAAGAGATATAGATTAATAGCCCCCACAATGGAAGGTCCAAAGAAGACCAGCAAAAATAAGGGGTTTATTATTGCTCTGTTCATTTGTTGAAAGGACATTAAATAGCCAGGATCGTTCAGTCTGCCAATCCCCGGGGTAATGGCATTGGACCAGGTGAAACATAGACCTGCCGATAAGCCGGTTAGCAATATCAATGCTGTAATCCCTATATTTTCAATTGTGATTTCCATAGCTTTAATGTTTTAAGATGTTTGTTTTGGGATATACACGAGTATACCAGTACAATACCGCTACCAATAAAAATTCGGCCGCTATAATCCAGAATCCTAAAGATGTGAAGAAGCTATAGTGACTTCCTCCTGTTGGAATTATGAAGAACGGGACTGTGATCAAGGCATCCAATACAACAGCAGTCAACAACAGTGTTTGGCCCACCAAATACCCATGTGTATCCTTTTCTTTCCTGTAGTAGAATGAACAACCCCACCACACCAATGGTATGACTACAGCAAACAATACAAGATTTGCCTGTGTCTCAGCATTTTCCAAAACCGGGACATAGTAAGAAATTGAATAAAATAGTATTGCGATAATCCATATGGCAATACCGATAAGCAGAGCACGTTTAATTTTCATGACTTTTTAGTTTAAAAATTACATGTCAAAATTATTTGAATGTGCTCTGGGAGGTTTGTCCCAAATGGAGAAAGATTTGTTCTAAAAGGAGGCTACTTGATCTGACTAGGTCTATACCCAAACTTTTTTTCAAAAGCATTGGAGAAAGAGCTTAAACTTTCATAGCCCACATGCCATGCCGCTTCCTGAACGGTGGCATCTTGATTGCGGATCAATTTATGGGCCAGGGTCAAACGTTCGTTCTGAAGGTATTTAAAAACGGGAACACCAAAATATGCCTTAAAGTCCTTTTTTAGTTTAAATGTGTTTAAGCCTATCTTCTTGGAAAGTTCGCTTAGGGAAGGGGGATTATCAATATTCTTCAATAAGATATCTTTGGCCTGATGGAGTTGGCTGCGTTCTTGGGGATTTATTTTCTCAGTTTTTAAGCTGGCCAATTGACCAAAAAAATGGGAAAGCAGTGTTGTTATCTGACTTCGGAAAAACATCATTTTGGTTTTGCCCTGATATTGAATATTAAATAAGGAATCAACAATAGTCTGCATTTCCGGCGTCATAATAAAACTCGGTCCCTCCACATAATGATCCGAAGGGTTCACCAACTGATCCAGCATTTCCCCAAAAAGCTCGCCTTCTTGATTGGGAAGTTTATCCAATGCTTTTATGGAGGTGGCTATAACCAAGCATTCCAAAGGCTTGGAGGAGGAGACCGTATGTACGAATTCTACTTTATCATTTGCAAAAAATGAAAGTGCCAAACCCTTGGTATGATTAAAGTCCTTTTGTTTATCCCCATATTTTACCTTTAAATCAACATTGCCGGAGCCATAAAAGGCAACAGCGATCAAAGGTTCTTCAAAAGAGCATGAATCTATGGTAGCCTCATTTACCTTGGCTTCTTCTACCAAAATAATAAAGTCGTTTATGTCTATAATATCCCTTGTCATCTAGCTTAGAACGAATTTACAAAATTTTGGGTTTGTAAATCCAACTACCAAACGAAGCCACTAAACCACTCTGCACTGAAAGTGCAGAGGTTTTCTTTACAAGGGACTGAAAGTCCCTGGGACTATTCCAATATAAAATTGGAATTATCCGAACCGTCCCGTCTATGATGCTCCAAATAATCATTGACCATCTTATCGGTTACATTGCCCGTACTCCAGACTCCATAACCGCTCGCCCAAAAATGCTGACCCCAATAGCGCTCCTTTAAATGAGGAAACTCCTGTTGGAGCTTTCTCGATGTCCTGCCTTTCATTTGTTTGACCATCGAACTTACATTCATCCTAGGGGCGTATTCAACGTGCATATGAACATGATCGGAGCTCACCACTCCTTTCATAATCTCAATCCCTTCAGCTTCACATATTTGCATGAGAAGCTCACGACAACGCTTCTGAACATCCCCACTTAATACCTTATATCTATACTTGGTAACCCAAACCAGATGACAAGTCAACCGGCTAACGGTATGCGATCCCTTTCTCAATGTATGACCCATACCCCTAAATTATGTATTTTTTCGCAGTACTAAAGTGCTGCAATAAATTGCAGGGTTTTACTCCCTAACCTGAGACCAATAAAAAAATCCGGCTACCCTAAGGAGTAGCCGAATCTTCATCGGGGGAACAATAAAAATTAATCAACCTGAAGGTTCATCAACTAAAAACCAATTAATCGTTCAAATAATTATTTACTGCCGTGGTACGTGCACTAACGTGACTATTTAATTGGCTTATGGCTGCCTGAAAATCCGAACTTGAACTTAGAAATGAATACCCGTAAACCTCTAGGTTGGCGTAAGGTTCTACCAATGCCCCATAGGTTGCATATTTGGATTGCATATCACTAATATTAAAGGCATTATCCACTACATCACGCACATATGCATCGTACTGTGCCCTATAGGTATCATCCTGATACAAATACCCGATCAACGGCCATGCACTCCCATTTAAATCGGAGAAATCCAAATTTAACGCCCCTTGCTGATTCCCTTCCTGCAAAGCCTCGTTGTTATCCCATGGAATCCATGATAATTTTTCCGTGTCGGGATTATTGTACAGATAATAATTATGGGTCATTCTGCCGTAAGTATCCCAGTTTTGGATAACTGTATTGACCGCCAAATACTTCAAGAAGGTATCGGTGTCAAAAACACTTTCCAAATTGGCACGCCAAGTTGAAGGATCCGTGGTTCTTTCCGATGAATGCAATGCCGTGAAGACACTTTGTACATCGCTAAAATCGGCCACATCTTCATTGGTCTTCTTTACAAATACATCTTCGGTAAAGGTGCCCTGGGCAAAACTGGCGCCAGTGCCATCCGGTTTGTACAAATTACCATCATTATCGGAAAACTGGGCATCGATCACCGTGTCATCCACTTCTTCGACCAATGTATAAACTCCAAAATATTGGGGTCCATCGCCATGATCCACATAAACGGTATAAAATGCTGCGTGTGAACTCGCTATGCCGGCTTCCCGGAAAACATCGGTAGCTACCTTTTCCCTTAGCATGGATTTATCATTGTAGTTATTTTTCAAACTCAATTTCTTAAAACCATAAAACCGTTGATTGTCTATTTGGGGGTATTGATCCTCAAATTCATCAAAATCCAGCTTAAAGGATAATTTTAAGATGCCACTGGTCCAGCTGGACTGTAAACTGGAATTGCCTTTAAAACGTACCCCTACCCGATACCATTCCTTGCCATTATACATGATATCGCCGGGGACAAAAATAGGATCTTCATCAACATCTGCCAATCCACCTCCACCAGGGCCACCACCGGGACCTCCACTACCACCAAAAGCTCCGTACAGTGATGTCATATCATCCAACATACTCTGCCAACGCTCTTCGGTAATTACAATATCCAAACGTTTTACTGCTTCATCCTCAAAAACTTCTTCAAAGTTAGGGTCTGCTGATTTACTATGGGTATCATCAGTCCAGTCCGCGGCTTCAAAGTCGGTATCGGAATAGGTTTCAACATAGGTCTCGCTATCTATTACTTCTTCCCCGGCCGATGTATCTTGTACGGCATCGTTGGAGCAGGAAAGCACCAAAAATAATTGCGTCATCAATAAAAACAATAAGCTTATTTTTCTCATCATTGTATACTTTTAGGACTATTATTACCTTACAAAGATGTTAATATGAAGTAAATGAATTTTATAAAATCAGCGAATGGCCTACTCTTTTATGTGAAACATAAGAAATGTCCTGACAGTAAATTTGAAGGCCATTACAGACTGTCCTAAAATATCCATAAATGACATTCAATTGAACCAATCCGAAAACCGAAGAATAATCGCAAAATCTAGATTAATATATATAGTCGAAATAAAGGAGGTTAGCTATTAAAAATTGAAGCAGACCTTTAGATGGTACAGAATTTTATTCCTAACCCCAAAAGACTGGCTCATTTTACCTTCGTCATAGGTATCGGGATGTGCGGAGCAGATACTCCTCTTTCTTCTCCCTTAAGGCTGTCAAAAGACTTTCTGAAACGGCCAGGACCAATAACAGATTGGCCCCCTTTTCGTCTGCGGCCCAATGTTGCCAACAGGCTTCCTAGGCCAATTGTATTACGGCAAATTAACTATGCCGTCCCTGTTTCTCTGACAACTATAGCTTTGCTCGTTATATTTTTGCTGACTTTTTATTCTTTTGAAATTCTGGCAATACTTTTTCTGCCAGTCGCTCCAAGGTGCTTTCCATACTATTGGAATTGAACCTTAGATTTAGACTTACATGGTTTACACCAATAGATTTTAAATGATGTAAATAGGTGTTCAAATAATTAACACCCGTCTTAAATCCTAAATGGATGGGTTCTGGCCTAAAACTATCGTCTTCTTGAAGATCCACATATAAGGGCTGCATAAAAGGTTTGTCAAATATACTAGTTTCGGCAACCAATGCCCGCCATTCTTCAATTCTGTATTTCTGTTGTCTGGGATCCCTGGGGTAGTACATCCACCCATTTGCGTTTTTGGCATTCCACTCCAAAGACTGTTGACTAAAGCCGGTCATCAACAAGGGAATTTTATGGTTTTTAGCTTTTGGAAGTATATCTATATGCCCTTTTAAATCGCCATAATTTTTGGTTTCCAAAACAGGGTAACTCTGCTGTGCCCTACGAATGTATTGGAAGGCTTCGCGAAACAGTTCCCCACGGTTTTCATATTCGATTCCCATAGCGGGATATTCATCAAATCGGTCACCGGAGGCTACT is from Arenibacter algicola and encodes:
- a CDS encoding anthrone oxygenase family protein; translation: MEITIENIGITALILLTGLSAGLCFTWSNAITPGIGRLNDPGYLMSFQQMNRAIINPLFLLVFFGPSIVGAINLYLFKNAPSPLIWSLILGIAIYFFGVVLVTIFGNVPLNEVLDKTDLNSASIEELRQLRERFEVKWNRLHLIRTLSSIISFLLLLIGLFQVTKYNIQ
- a CDS encoding DUF5367 family protein, which codes for MKIKRALLIGIAIWIIAILFYSISYYVPVLENAETQANLVLFAVVIPLVWWGCSFYYRKEKDTHGYLVGQTLLLTAVVLDALITVPFFIIPTGGSHYSFFTSLGFWIIAAEFLLVAVLYWYTRVYPKTNILKH
- a CDS encoding helix-turn-helix domain-containing protein, whose translation is MTRDIIDINDFIILVEEAKVNEATIDSCSFEEPLIAVAFYGSGNVDLKVKYGDKQKDFNHTKGLALSFFANDKVEFVHTVSSSKPLECLVIATSIKALDKLPNQEGELFGEMLDQLVNPSDHYVEGPSFIMTPEMQTIVDSLFNIQYQGKTKMMFFRSQITTLLSHFFGQLASLKTEKINPQERSQLHQAKDILLKNIDNPPSLSELSKKIGLNTFKLKKDFKAYFGVPVFKYLQNERLTLAHKLIRNQDATVQEAAWHVGYESLSSFSNAFEKKFGYRPSQIK
- the tnpA gene encoding IS200/IS605 family transposase, whose product is MGHTLRKGSHTVSRLTCHLVWVTKYRYKVLSGDVQKRCRELLMQICEAEGIEIMKGVVSSDHVHMHVEYAPRMNVSSMVKQMKGRTSRKLQQEFPHLKERYWGQHFWASGYGVWSTGNVTDKMVNDYLEHHRRDGSDNSNFILE
- a CDS encoding CotH kinase family protein; translation: MMRKISLLFLLMTQLFLVLSCSNDAVQDTSAGEEVIDSETYVETYSDTDFEAADWTDDTHSKSADPNFEEVFEDEAVKRLDIVITEERWQSMLDDMTSLYGAFGGSGGPGGGPGGGGLADVDEDPIFVPGDIMYNGKEWYRVGVRFKGNSSLQSSWTSGILKLSFKLDFDEFEDQYPQIDNQRFYGFKKLSLKNNYNDKSMLREKVATDVFREAGIASSHAAFYTVYVDHGDGPQYFGVYTLVEEVDDTVIDAQFSDNDGNLYKPDGTGASFAQGTFTEDVFVKKTNEDVADFSDVQSVFTALHSSERTTDPSTWRANLESVFDTDTFLKYLAVNTVIQNWDTYGRMTHNYYLYNNPDTEKLSWIPWDNNEALQEGNQQGALNLDFSDLNGSAWPLIGYLYQDDTYRAQYDAYVRDVVDNAFNISDMQSKYATYGALVEPYANLEVYGYSFLSSSSDFQAAISQLNSHVSARTTAVNNYLND
- a CDS encoding LLM class oxidoreductase, with amino-acid sequence MKNFEPINKAYNSVFQPDELSIGITVPIEYYDQGLMPTMEHHLERVELLDELGFKALWIRDVPFNVPSFGDAGQMYDPFTYLGFLAAKTKKIALGISSIALPLHHPVHVAKSAATIDQLSGGRLLLGVASGDRFDEYPAMGIEYENRGELFREAFQYIRRAQQSYPVLETKNYGDLKGHIDILPKAKNHKIPLLMTGFSQQSLEWNAKNANGWMYYPRDPRQQKYRIEEWRALVAETSIFDKPFMQPLYVDLQEDDSFRPEPIHLGFKTGVNYLNTYLHHLKSIGVNHVSLNLRFNSNSMESTLERLAEKVLPEFQKNKKSAKI